A region from the Leishmania panamensis strain MHOM/PA/94/PSC-1 chromosome 20 sequence genome encodes:
- a CDS encoding adenylate kinase, putative (TriTrypDB/GeneDB-style sysID: LpmP.20.0230) has protein sequence MKIVLMGAPGCGKGTQSSYMKERYGLCHLSTGDMLRDAVARNTTNGKLAKGAMDSGKLVSDDIVFGIVKDSIKNPECRYGYILDGYPRTLKQAKMMEDAGEKIDKVIDFSVPDEVILERTSGRWVHKSSGRTYHEVFRPPRTPGKDDVTGEDLHQRPDDRHDVCEKRLGIYKQETRPLADYFTKEGVYSMINANQTVDEVRKVITALLDPIGVATGLK, from the coding sequence ATGAAGATCGTGCTCATGGGCGCCCCCGGCTGCGGTAAAGGTACGCAGAGTTCGTACATGAAGGAGCGGTACGGCCTGTGCCACTTATCGACGGGCGATATGCTTcgcgacgcggtggcgcggaATACTACGAATGGGAAACTTGCAAAAGGCGCAATGGACTCGGGCAAACTTGTCAGTGACGACATCGTGTTCGGAATTGTGAAGGATAGCATCAAGAACCCTGAGTGCCGCTACGGCTACATCCTAGACGGCTATCCGCGGACGCTGAAGCAGGCGAAAATGATGGAGGACGCCGGTGAGAAGATAGACAAGGTGATCGATTTCAGCGTTCCGGACGAGGTAATCCTGGAGCGAACGAGTGGCCGATGGGTTCACAAGTCGAGCGGTCGCACGTATCATGAGGTGTTCCGCCCTCCGCGGACCCCCGGCAAGGATGATGTAACGGGAGAGGACCTCCACCAGCGTCCCGATGATCGCCACGACGTGTGCGAGAAGCGCCTGGGCATCTACAAGCAGGAGACGCGGCCTCTTGCGGACTACTTCACCAAGGAGGGCGTGTACTCGATGATTAACGCCAACCAAACCGTCGACGAAGTTCGCAAGGTCATCACCGCTTTGCTGGACCCCATCGGCGTTGCAACGGGTCTCAAGTAA
- a CDS encoding hypothetical protein (TriTrypDB/GeneDB-style sysID: LpmP.20.0240), translated as MSAQKVARIEESASAAAPSTVSVLRASREDTGLKDSEFCNSINPLFILSGPRGNAINPRSSDYRLNALIDVVDDSVFQVMSDAWAAVGVPADRYWRSPQHLRGGSSTVLPSKETSSSPPKSLELRVPNPLRLYASFYPTRIEALAARGYGAHRGLLPLALDRRGGSGSKLFNVLPRWSANVLDIDESAVEPSAPIIRGSAIADFVNAIPHRQDRNLYALVDEACPVDPYFDVDFSYDPEHDDPSDALLVQSYGEGKEVTSVTAFSAEAVEKVLLTILTALRREVETELKTTVAECLVLTSSLQTGRHSDSPSEPASLEQLKLSFHVHFRLADRAAIESVREMHTFMTRLRSRLHDEEAAEAASLPLGGPARERSEDARKVSNLLLRCVDFGVYTRWRAFRLPYNVKASNAVQSSALASGAGDDLLEEQLRQLGIALPDSRVGSAAPLVLQSLFLAADVSTCKTQRYLVQNLAMHFRFLLPVLPGATELTSVALKEFLSPLVPPQVRAAAAAMSGPTSPSSSARDVVSAWVMELACIVRDASTLPCSHNGGATQVTAASSSFRLLRDEVAITAAVAEASAQTTSSPFDVPLPSMPRSIRVRVEDAETRRLLAEVFWCIAPEYGGACSVVRTSPVEEAWSALSATNPITPERINAHYEDSIRAYYVMQKQNKYCIRLHRSHKATFAQLYLTFGSIKIRCYANDCCDRCCVIPWAAPNNPKSGPQHHAGYPRYDRLMAIRNALFPPLSTEELVRRYGTGVLQYV; from the coding sequence ATGTCTGCACAAAAGGTTGCTCGAATCGAGGAGAgcgcatctgctgctgcgccctcCACTGTTAGTGTGCTCAGAGCAAGTCGTGAGGACACCGGTCTCAAAGACAGCGAGTTCTGCAACTCCATCAATCCGCTGTTCATACTCTCTGGCCCTCGCGGAAACGCCATCAacccgcgcagcagcgactacCGACTCAACGCCCTAATTGACGTGGTCGATGACTCAGTCTTTCAGGTGATGAGCGACGCGTGGGCCGCTGTTGGTGTGCCAGCGGATCGCTACTGGCGCAGTCCTCAGCATCTCCGCGGCGGAAGTTCAACGGTACTGCCGTCGAAAGAGACATCCTCATCACCACCCAAATCGCTGGAGCTACGTGTCCCGAACCCCCTTCGTCTTTACGCGTCCTTCTACCCTACACGCATtgaggcgctggcggcccGTGGTTACGGCGCCCATCGTggccttctccctctcgcacTGGACCGGAGAGGGGGCTCAGGAAGTAAACTGTTCAACGTTCTTCCACGATGGAGTGCTAACGTGCTTGACATCGATGAATCAGCTGTGGAGCCTTCGGCACCCATTATCCGTGGCAGTGCCATTGCCGATTTCGTCAACGCTATACCCCACAGGCAAGATCGAAACTTGTACGCGCTGGTGGATGAGGCGTGCCCGGTGGATCCTTACTTCGATGTGGATTTTTCGTACGACCCGGAACATGACGACCCAAGTGATGCCTTGCTCGTGCAGAGCTATGGcgaagggaaggaggtgaCGTCGGTGACCGCCTTTTCCGCCGAGGCtgtggagaaggtgctgctcaCAATTCTCACCGCTCTTCGACGCGAGGTAGAGACTGAGCTCAAAACAACGGTGGCCGAATGTCTGGTGCTGACGAGCAGCCTTCAAACAGGGCGCCATTCGGATTCACCCTCAGAGCCGGCCTCCttggagcagctgaagctCAGCTTTCACGTGCACTTTCGTCTAGCTGACAGGGCGGCGATAGAGTCAGTGCGAGAGATGCACACCTTCATGACTCGACTTCGTTCGCGACTCCACGAcgaagaggcggcggaggcagcatCTCTCCCGTTGGGTGGCCccgcgcgagagaggagtgaggaCGCTCGAAAGGTTTCCAACCTCCTGCTGCGGTGTGTGGACTTCGGTGTGTacacgcggtggcgcgcctTTCGTCTACCATATAACGTCAAGGCATCTAACGCTGTGCAGTCAAGTGCGTTGGCGAGCGGAGCTGGGGATGActtgctggaggagcagctccgGCAGCTGGGCATCGCCCTTCCGGATAGCCGAGtaggcagtgcagcaccgctcgtgctgcagagcctcttcctcgccgcaGACGTTTCGACTTGCAAAACGCAGCGGTATTTGGTCCAGAACTTAGCGATGCATTTTCGCTTTCTGCTGCCTGTGTTGCCGGGTGCTACGGAGCTGACATCAGTTGCACTGAAAgagtttctctctccgctcgtACCTCCGCAAgtgcgagcggcggcggcggcgatgagcGGGCCCACTTCTCCCAGTTCTTCAGCAAGGGACGTGGTGAGTGCATGGGTTATGGAGCTCGCCTGCATCGTGCGAGATGCTTCAACACTGCCGTGCTCGCACAACGGAGGAGCAACACAGGTGACAGCGGCAAGCTCATCCTTCCGACTCCTTCGTGACGAGGTTGCGatcactgctgccgttgcagaAGCGTCTGCGCAGACCACCAGCAGCCCTTTTGACGTGCCGCTTCCTTCCATGCCACGAAGTATCCGGGTGCGAGTCGAGGATGCAGAGACGAGGAGGTTGCTTGCGGAGGTGTTTTGGTGTATAGCGCCAGAGTACGGCGGTGCATGCTCTGTTGTGAGAACCTCACCAGTAGAGGAAGCGTGGAGCGCACTCTCAGCGACAAACCCCATCACCCCAGAGCGCATCAACGCGCACTACGAGGACTCCATTCGAGCCTACTACGTCATGCAGAAGCAGAACAAGTACTGCATTCGTCTGCACAGGAGCCACAAGGCAACCTTCGCACAGCTGTACCTGACATTTGGATCCATTAAGATTCGCTGCTACGCAAACGACTGCTGCGACCGGTGCTGTGTTATTCCATGGGCAGCTCCAAATAACCCCAAGTCGGGACCGCAGCATCACGCCGGGTACCCCAGATATGATCGTCTCATGGCGATCCGCAATGCGCTGTTTCCGCCTCTGTCGACGGAGGAGCTGGTTCGCCGCTACGGAACGGGCGTCTTGCAATACGTGTAG
- a CDS encoding hypothetical protein (TriTrypDB/GeneDB-style sysID: LpmP.20.0250): protein MTVYTMVMPCLQTYARLSASVLASSDKGETQAALSLLLQYFSRQSCNPSEVEALEQWGRKQGNEEWLQECGTDVMEVVKRRVTQRARALSEAVANRQEILMMDARNAGVPAVIRAADVYDRKRSGTATLVQWWHLSDDDPWSFTAAASCSHAARDGYDGYRFICLREALALVGPYLDLMRQAAATGDWDGVSRFFIEAASNIDRVSLRDDPAVIFGSLELSRLHLVLTFASRGGVASVENALQSTRVNDDMRRAAALLDRLGTKERDTAEEHLSHDASAASVSKVQAYWRLTLSYSAFFNTVAAYVDGLLGKFERCAKALLGDGTGTGVSLWGAARYPNIHFLPDSTAHVKHPGAHPGRTKMQSGACSVMSAVFPCSSNHIRATSSDYYLDEFAPLVTRVIAPASSFSTLVVLSAVGTLPLHVALTQLRTCVEFREVYESCGELTSLLDALWRGQLGVAWRCAQEAATRHLTREPHVQASVAKKLLQYVRRSLCFHYLRVRRTTLMADAAVDLGFESSEEIAETATALISGNYIDARIDLVRGAICSNELDNERCEETEGKIEAAALATLNFSALKVQFTCLSAERNLIALRDDG, encoded by the coding sequence ATGACGGTTTACACCATGGTGATGCCGTGCCTGCAGACATACGCGCGCCTTAGCGCCAGTGTCTTAGCTAGCTCCGACAAGGGTGAGACACAAGCGGCACTTTCACTGTTGCTTCAGTACTTCTCACGTCAAAGTTGCAACCCGAGCGAGGTGGAAGCTCTCGAGCAGTGGGGTCGCAAGCAGGGGAACGAAGAATGGTTACAGGAGTGTGGAACTGATGTCATGGAGGTCGTTAAAAGACGTGTTACGCAGCGGGCTCGTGCGCTCTCCGAGGCTGTGGCTAATAGGCAGGAGATACTCATGATGGATGCACGAAATGCCGGGGTACCCGCTGTCATACGCGCCGCCGATGTCTACGACAGAAAGCGAAGCGGAACAGCGACGCTggtgcagtggtggcacCTCAGTGACGATGACCCGTGGAGCTTCACCGCGGCTGCCTCCTGCTCACACGCTGCGCGGGACGGGTACGATGGCTACCGATTTATTTGTCTGAGAGAGGCACTTGCGTTGGTGGGACCATATCTCGACCTAATGCGTCAGGCGGCCGCCACTGGCGACTGGGACGGCGTGTCGCGCTTCTTCATTGAGGCGGCAAGCAATATTGACCGTGTCTCCTTGAGAGATGATCCGGCGGTCATCTTCGGGTCTCTAGAACTATCGCGGTTACACCTTGTTCTAACCTTCGCCAGCCGTGGCGGCGTGGCCTCAGTAGAGAATGCGCTACAGTCAACGCGAGTAAACGACGATATGcgacgagctgcggcactgctTGACAGGCTTGGGACGAAGGAGCGAGACACAGCGGAGGAACACTTATCACACGATGCATCAGCGGCTTCGGTTTCCAAGGTGCAGGCATACTGGCGCTTGACACTCTCGTACAGCGCATTCTTCAACACTGTTGCCGCCTATGTGGACGGTTTATTGGGAAAGTTCGAAAGATGTgccaaggcgctgctgggggATGGGACCGGAACGGGTGTCAGTCTTTGGGGAGCCGCACGGTATCCTAATATTCACTTCTTGCCAGATTCTACTGCTCACGTTAAGCACCCCGGCGCTCACCCAGGCCGAACCAAGATGCAGTCAGGCGCGTGCAGCGTGATGTCCGCTGTTTTTCCGTGCTCTTCCAACCACAtccgcgccacctcctcggaTTACTATTTGGATGAGTTTGCGCCTTTGGTCACACGCGTCATTGCTCCTGCCTCGTCCTTCAGCACTCTTGTTGTGCTGTCGGCCGTTGGCACTCTTCCGCTTCACGTGGCTCTCACACAGTTGCGCACGTGCGTAGAGTTTCGAGAAGTCTATGAGAGTTGTGGCGAGCTCACCAGCCTTCTCGACGCCCTGTGGCGTGGACAGCTGGGAGTGGCTTGGAGGTGCGCTCAAGAAGCAGCAACGCGCCACTTGACCCGTGAACCGCACGTGCAAGCCTCTGTCgcgaagaagctgctgcaATATGTGAGGCGCAGTTTGTGTTTCCATTACCTGCGTGTGCGGCGAACGACACTCATGGCTGACGCGGCCGTGGATTTGGGGTTCGAGTCATCCGAGGAAATTGCAGAGACGGCGACCGCACTCATCTCCGGCAACTACATTGACGCTCGCATTGACTTGGTGAGGGGGGCTATTTGCAGCAATGAGCTGGATAACGAGAGGTGTGAGGAGACGGAAGGCAAGATCGAGGCAGCCGCGCTCGCCACGTTGAACTTTTCGGCGCTGAAGGTGCAGTTTACGTGCTTGTCAGCTGAGCGGAACCTGATCGCTTTACGAGATGATGGTTGA
- a CDS encoding short-chain dehydrogenases/reductase, putative (TriTrypDB/GeneDB-style sysID: LpmP.20.0260) gives MPSLISTVGAVVLGLILFKIMRFVKINYLTTLNMKKRYGKAGDWAVVTGASEGIGHAMAIDLGHRGFNVCVIARTMSKLESVVEELKQLGVQGKAISFDFASATPEQYDEMFAELNKIEIAVLVNNVGVNYPYTNYFDEVDLETDLRVLKVNCESSLRMTKYVVPKMKVKRCGAIVMLGSVSAVTPAPLLCTYAGTKAFNLSFASGLHYELKEFGIDVLAVSPNMVVSKMTQGLSSRKPRETFLMVNADCMAHQTFDKLGSVPQTSGHRNHAILETIIKALPTNFVSNKILLTNKSIKRKAERKRE, from the coding sequence ATGCCGTCTCTTATCTCCACTGTGGGGGCTGTTGTCCTGGGTTTGATTTTATTCAAGATCATGCGCTTTGTCAAAATCAACTACCTAACGACCCTTAACATGAAGAAGCGCTACGGCAAGGCCGGTGACTGGGCAGTTGTCACCGGTGCTAGCGAGGGTATTGGCCACGCCATGGCTATCGACCTTGGCCACCGTGGATTTAATGTGTGTGTCATTGCGCGCACCATGTCGAAGCTCGAAagcgtggtggaggagctgaagcagcttgGGGTGCAGGGTAAAGCCATCTCATTTGATTTCGCCTCGGCAACGCCTGAGCAGTACGATGAGATGTTTGCTGAGCTCAACAAGATTGAGATTGCCGTACTCGTCAACAACGTCGGTGTAAACTACCCCTACACAAACTACTTTGACGAGGTGGATCTTGAGACGGACCTCCGTGTCCTTAAAGTAAACTGTGAATCAAGTCTCCGCATGACGAAGTATGTGGTGCCGAAGATGAAGGTGAAGCGCTGCGGTGCCATTGTTATGCTGGGCTCCGTATCCGCTGTCACTCCTGCTCCGTTACTGTGCACCTATGCTGGGACGAAGGCCTTCAACCTTTCGTTTGCCTCTGGCCTCCATTACGAGTTGAAGGAGTTTGGCATTGATGTTCTTGCGGTGTCTCCAAACATGGTGGTGAGCAAGATGACGCAGGGTCTTAGCTCTCGCAAGCCACGTGAAACCTTCCTGATGGTGAACGCCGACTGCATGGCACACCAGACTTTCGACAAGCTTGGATCCGTACCTCAAACCTCTGGTCACAGAAATCACGCCATTCTGGAGACAATCATCAAAGCGCTACCGACCAATTTTGTATCGAACAAGATCTTACTGACGAATAAGTCTATCAAGCGTAAGGCCGAGCGCAAACGAGAATAG
- a CDS encoding hypothetical protein (TriTrypDB/GeneDB-style sysID: LpmP.20.0270), producing MLKKCLHFRVVNLGGCHEIAEVLVFAALKEVRELFVHEAAAGITALTICERLERLSLGCRVHVSDGNHLRILANLVKLHLWSTKVRNAEIVGFAFFCVLVELIVDDGVRVTDVFPLDFLQPISWLSLIETEVDARGVKVLLYYQRLEILALGGTRVFY from the coding sequence ATGCTGAAAAAATGTCTACATTTTAGGGTCGTGAATCTCGGTGGGTGCCATGAGATTGCTGAGGTGCTTGTTTTTGCCGCTTTGAAAGAGGTTCGTGAGCTTTTTGTGCacgaagcagctgctggtaTTACTGCACTAACCATTTGTGAGCGACTAGAAAGGCTCAGCTTAGGTTGCCGCGTTCATGTTTCAGATGGCAACCATCTCAGGATCTTGGCGAATCTCGTGAAGCTACACCTTTGGAGCACAAAGGTGAGAAATGCAGAAATTGTCGGCTTTGCCTTCTTTTGTGTACTAGTGGAGCTTATAGTGGACGATGGTGTTCGAGTTACAGATGTATTCCCACTTGACTTCTTGCAACCAATTTCATGGCTTTCACTAATTGAGACAGAGGTCGATGCTCGAGGTGTAAAGGTACTGCTTTACTACCAGAGATTGGAGATTTTGGCCCTTGGTGGGACACGTGTCTTTTATTAA